Within Octopus bimaculoides isolate UCB-OBI-ISO-001 chromosome 20, ASM119413v2, whole genome shotgun sequence, the genomic segment NNNNNNNNNNNNNNNNNNNNNNNNNNNNNNNNNNNNNNNNNNNNNNNNNNNNNNNNNNNNNNNNNNNNNNNNNNNNNNNNNNNNNNNNNNNNNNNNNNNNNNNNNNNNNNNNNNNNNNNNNNNNNNNNNNNNNNNNNNNNNNNNNNNNNNNNNNNNNNNNNNNNNNNNNNNNNNNNNNNNNNNNNNNNNNNNNNNNNNNNNNNNNNNNNNNNNNNNNNNNNNNNNNNNNNNNNNNNNNNNNNNNNNNNNNNNNNNNNNNNNNNNNNNNNNNNNNNNNNNNNNNNNNNNNNNNNNNNNNNNNNNNNNNNNNNNNNNNNNNNNNNNNNNNNNNNNNNNNNNNNNNNNNNNNNNNNNNNNNNNNNNNNNNNNNNNNNNNNNNNNNNNNNNNNNNNNNNNNNNNNNNNNNNNNNNNNNNNNNNNNNNNNNNNNNNNNNNNNNNNNNNNNNNNNNNNNNNNNNNNNNNNNNNNNNNNNNNNNNNNNNNNNNNNNNNNNNNNNNNNNNNNNNNNNNNNNNNNNNNNNNNNNNNNNNNNNNNNNNNNNNNNNNNNNNNNNNNNNNNNNNNNNNNNNNNNNNNNNNNNNNNNNNNNNNNNNNNNNNNNNNNNNNNNNNNNNNNNNNNNNNNNNNNNNNNNNNNNNNNNNNNNNNNNNNNNNNNNNNNNNNNNNNNNNNNNNNNNNNNNNNNNNNNNNNNNNNNNNNNNNNNNNNNNNNNNNNNNNNNNNNNNNNNNNNNNNNNNNNNNNNNNNNNNNNNNNNNNNNNNNNNNNNNNNNNNNNNNNNNNNNNNNNNNNNNNNNNNNNNNNNNNNNNNNNNNNNNNNNNNNNNNNNNNNNNNNNNNNNNNNNNNNNNNNNNNNNNNNNNNNNNNNNNNNNNNNNNNNNNNNNNNNNNNNNNNNNNNNNNNNNNNNNNNNNNNNNNNNNNNNNNNNNNNNNNNNNNNNNNNNNNNNNNNNNNNNNNNNNNNNNNNtatatatatatatatatatatatatatatatggtcatacatatacttatatatatatatatatatatatatatacatcttacatccatacatacacatatacatatgtttgtatatgcatttatataagtacatatatacatacacacatcgaaaactgtttatgtgtgagtatgtatacatgcacaaacatatacatatatatgtatgtacatgaatgccaataatttttaatatatatgtgtgtgtatgtgtgcatgtgtgagtgcgaacgtgtgtaaatatatatgtcatacacacacacacacacacacacacacacacacacacacacacacacatatatatatatatatatatcatccttcatttacatacatatcatgcGCTAAtcactcatttacatatataatgaatatatctgacattcacacacatgcaccacacccacacacccacacacacacatgtacacatatatatgcattacactcAAGCGTAGGCACCCACCTTTATACCAAATACGCATCCATACATCACTCATATTTTGGCCTATACGAAGCACACATCACCAACACACatctttttatacatacaaacgtaaacACGCACATCCCAACATAACTGATATCCTATAACAAGACCAACACATgtaacacatactcatatatctcACACAGATATATCGTACATTTGACGTAccttattaaaacacacacacggcTTAAGCATAATAGCATCGATAAAGCAGCCagtctatgtttatatacatcttaAAGCGACCGTACATATAACACTAATGTTCGTTGATATTGTTAATTCTTTCAACGTGAATCGGTAAGCAATTGCTTACAATAAACTTGAGGCTGTTTAAAgcgacaaatataaaatataaagaatgtttATAAACACTTGATACAGAGAAATTGCATAAATATAACACTAGGAGACGGTGTATAAATTTATGAGGGAAAACCTGAGTGTGTGCACGCGGGAAAAGTGAAGAGAAGTATATGGAAAATGTACGTGTTTTCATAGTCTACGCAATTAAGTAATTAGatttaaaagtttaataaaaacaaaatgagtgTAAATCAAAATGTGAATTTTTAGGTCTACACCATTCGAAGGCTGATTGGAATACCAACGAGGAATATCGATTAGTTCCGActagtattttctttatattaataaaagcaaTGAGCACAAGAAGAAGACAACACGAGAGGGATAAGCTTTGACTAATGTCGTATTACTTTAACACTTAAAAGGAAAGGGAAATGTCTTGACGTTTCGGACGCCAGATTGTCATCAGAGGAgaggtagaaaagaaaataaactaaaaggAGAAAAGGTGGatggaaaaataatatcaatgagAAAAGATGGTTGGGTAAAAATTGGATTTCGTTTTGATGTTTCGgaaatttaatatgattttatgacTAGTGTTGTGTTGTCGTATATACGTCACATAAAACTTGCGCTACAGGGGTATCCgttggaaaaatatatatcactCTATGTAACTGTGACACTAAGAGAAAGGATTGTTTGTCTGTAAACGCAGTGCACCTTTTAGATCACTTATTACTCAAAATCTCTGTGGATGTATCTTCACTCCTATACTGTACAAGGCAACGCATAATAGCATCGATAAAGCAACCagtctatgtttatatacatcttaAAGCGACCGTACATATAACACTAATGTTCGTTGATATTGTTAATTCTTTCAACGTGAGTCGGTAAGCAATTGCTTACAATAAACTTGAGGCTGTTTAAAGcgacatgtataaaatataaagaatgtttATAAACACTTGATACAGAGAACGTATCGGAAACAACGCATCGGAAATGtggaactcagaatctaaagatatACGCAAATTAGAGGATTTTGAAACGCATTGTTAACGCTGTTATACTTTTGGAAGACAGCAAAAACACTCCAATAAGAAATATATCGTTATATGACATGCACCATTGTTTGTGTCTTATGATACACAATGTATTATATGATATCTGATATGTTATATTACAATGTATTTATATGACAGATAAATTATCATGACATATAATGTCGGTTCAAGTAGAAAAATGTCCCCCTATAACTGtaaagatggtggcccacgaagGCTTCCCAAACCTCAAACTAAATTAAGAAGTGAATCTTTTCAGACACGTGTAGGCACAAGAGTTACTGACTGCATCAGTGACGTAAAGAGCCCACGATCGAAGAGGGTAGCGTTGAACCTGAATGCAGCACAGAGAGTAAGGGACCTCAAAGGACTGAATAACTCTGTCAAGAGAAGTAGTTGTGAACAGAGGCCGAGAGAAGATAAATGAGCACTAGTATCAAAGTAGTGGTGGTTGTCATTAatctttcatatttgtttaaatcACTGCACTTTGgctatgctagggcaccgccttgaacaaaCCGACTCTTGGTATTTACTTTTTAGGCCGGCTCCTGATTCTGTCTGTCttacttttgctgaacagctTTATCAGTGGTAAACAAGctacaccggttgccaagcggtggtgagggacaaacacacatagacaaatacatttctctctcttcacacacacatatatatatatatataaagccttgttaaagaaagtgaaagaagctcgtcgtgtgtgtgtgtacatatacataaatacatacatacatacatacatacatgcatatatatatatatatatatatatatatatatatataaaggaataccaaaaatgggacaagaacgcaaaacatccagacagatgatacaaaagaggGGCGACGAAACATCctgacagatgatacaaaaaagggacaacaaaatatccaggcACAggatacagaaaacaaaaaaaaaaaaacttatatatgtacacgcgggacgagcttctttcagttcctttaagaaggttttggtcggcctgaggctgtagcaAAAGGAATTTACCTAATTTGCAACGCATTAGGATTGAACCCTGAACTATGTTGTTGGGACGTAAACTTCTTACGACACGGCTACATCGGCGCTTACGTTTATGCTTTCTATTCTaaattgtgtttaacattttctaaatattctaCTGCTGTTGCAGCAATTAATAACTTTGATATTTGTAACGAGTTAAAAGCTGTCCATGATGTTGAAatagatatattgaaattattaaattactAAACTGCTTTATTTTACATGCAATTCAGGAAGAGCAGACACATCACTTTATCACAtgtgaatttaaaatttatagttgTACGCATGACATAGATTTTCCTTCGGTGCCATATAAAACGGTTAATTTACAGAGGGATAAATGCCTCTTATCATAATAAGCCGTCAAATATAATCAGTTTTAACATTATTATCCTATGATGTTTAACACCAGGAGGTAAACTAATAGGCTCTGGGATAATTCAGAATCAAGCTCcctcccccattctctctctctctctctcgctctctctttctctctggtaTAGATCAAACTGTCTATCGTTTCTTATACTTTCGTCGTTCACAACTTATATATACCCCCAACAGGATATATGTAACCTTACCTATGTGCGTgcgcaagtatacacacacaagcacacgtacgaAGGAACAGAAATACTCACAGACATAAATGCAcgcatacgttttttttttaaatatgtttttctgATGTATTTAACCTTGTCAATCTTCTgtcttaatttcattattatattaattctTAACTTAATTCTTCAGTcctaatgtttttaaaattaaacactATACATTatgcttctccctctctctctctctctctctcccctctctctcccctctctctctctctctctctctctttctctatctatctatctatctatctatctatctatctatctatctaccccctctctctctttctccatctataTCTCATAAATAAATGATAGAGGTCAACTGGAACATCACTGTTTCGACCCCTTGACATAACTGTTTCTACAAAAGGAATTACTTTGAAGCTAGAAATATTCTTCTCATTGCCAAATCTTTCTGTCGATTCATAGCACAttgacctatctatctatctatctatctatctatctatctatctatctatctatctatctatctatttatctatctatctatctatctgtctgtcaaattatctatctattttcatcACTGTCTGCTACGCATTttttcatctccctctttctttttcctccctatcgcaccctctctctttctccttctctctctcccgctcttcctctctctctctctctctttatcatgcCATTCATCTACTCTCACATTATCGATATACCaccatttatacatttttattttcctcttcgtACACACATTCTATCTGTACACATATctgactttctctctttctctctgtctgttttttccAGTCTACATGGAAGGAGACGGCTGCACGAGTCAAAGACTGACGGGAGCCACAGTGTTTTCACACCACAGAACAGCCAGTAAGAAACTATTCAAACACAAAACAGAATGTACAATGACGTTTTATGCCGCTATTAAAGGCTGGAAATTAATGCTTCGTATGATTGAGCTGGACATTCCAGACCGGACATCAAAAGGCATCTGTAATGATGCCGTCTACATTTATGACCACAAATCTGTTTATGCTAACGGCATGGTAAGTGTTAGAAAATgaaagatgcaaaaaaaaaaaaaagaaaaaaaaaagaaagaaagaaaaatgaaaaaaagaaacaaagaatgctAATATAGCTTCATTCTTTGATTGATATCACTTTAAACAGTTtgctgcttcttttattttcgtatttccgTGATTTCACATAAAAGATTGACTTCATTGTGTTATATAATTCTTTGACATGTATAGatgtttctcttttgtcttttaactgttatatcatttacatttatGTTGTTTTTGCTGTACCCTTGTTCCATAAACATTGTACAAAACTCTTTACCAGGTCAGGTCGGCTTTGCATTGACAGGAATCAAAACGAGAACTGGCGCGGTCAGTTTATTACGCAATGAATGTCTACTAACCATGAATCATTGAGATAACCTCCGCCCGCCCCCATTTAATTACTGGTGTCTACTTTATTATTTATccttttacttccttcagtcattgCACGGTGGCCATACTGGTGCAATCGTCTTCGAATGTTTGTTTAGTCGAAACAATCGACcctacaaattattttattcttaagcttcctacttattcaatcggttattttgccgaaccgctatgttactgcGACTTAAAacaaaccagttgtcaagcggtggtcgggaacaaaaacacacacacatacacatatgcacacatgcacacacattattattattattgctattattgctattattattattattattattacataaggcggcgaactgcagcttataatagaagacgcttgctgAACGTGCCATGCAGTAGTATTGAACTGGAGACCACGTGGCTACAAAACGAGAGTCTTAACCATACCCCCATGCAAACGCCTACAAATAGCTAAAAGCGCAAAAGTTCTCCTcgccataatttttcttttatttttattttgcctcAAGTCAAATCGGATCAAATCGTGACTATACCGAAATATTTTCAGTAACAGTATGTTATGTcacaagctactgctatctagcaccttcggatgatctccactcaaccgctacacaactgctactcgactgctactcaacactcctaccacggccagactacctctattaatatgtcttgggagatcctacttcgcctgagggcgtcgacacaacacagtATATCAAAAACAGGCCAGTTTTTAAGCGGCAAAGAGTAAAATtcaatttagttgttatttttagcaagatGAGAGACGACAAAGAAATTTTTCACCCCACCTCTTCCCTGTACttctatcctttctactatagaaacatggtctgaaattttgtaggaggggaCTAATGGGGTCggctacatcaaccccagtgcccaaccaatacttattttatcgacctggaaaggatgaaaggaaattcAGCTtcgcagtatttgaactcaagacctaaAGTCAGAAAAACTGGCGCGAAGCAccttgcccagcgtgctaacgattctgcgctCGCTTCGCCTTCCCGCATGTTCTCGTATAGATCCGAAACTTACATCATAAAACTCGTTAATGTTAATGAGATGAGAGATTGTTACATGATACCACTAGCTATATGGATAAAAAAGTAGCTATATTTAAATATCGTTCTCGGAATTCGCGAAATAAAGCAGATTATTAACAACAGATACCATAACATATGTCCCATTAGCCGATATTCCAATATTTCAAGCGTAACTATTAAAGCAATTTGTCTCTGCAAATGTACACATTCGTAACTTTTTTGGCTATCTGTCTGACACCTTACCCTTCTCTCCCTGCTCCcaccctctctttttttttgtgtgtatatatattcacacacacacacataattatattatatacatatatatatatatatatatatatatatatatatatatatatacacacacacgcatatgtaaggcctcgacagaaaaaaaggggTATTAGTTATAGTACATTATTTTTTGCCGTCGAGCTAGACTATTTTCTGTAGCTTATAAGtttaaacttattattattattattattattattattattattattattattataattataataataataataataataataataataataataataataataattattattattattattattatttacaggattttCACTGGTCACCTTTTCTAGTTTAATGCAGAATACGCATAAATGTATGTTATATGCTTTATTTATAacttgtgaaggtgcatggctcagtggttatatagtcgaacttacgaccgtgaggttgtgagttcgaatcccggacctaCTGACAGAAACATCTCAGTAAAAACTTTGAAAAACTGTCGAAATATAAGGACCTTaaggtggcgatctggcagaaacgttagtacagcGGGGGAAGTGCGTaacgctatttcgtctgtctttatgttctgagttcaaattctgccgaggtcgatcttgcctttcatcctttcagggtcgataaattaagtacctgttgcgtactggggtcgatcgaatcgacttgcctcatcccccaaaatttcgcgctttgtgcctggagtagaaaagaaatgtaaGGACCTTGATTTGAGACTTTCGGACatggcaattaaaaaccaaaaccattcctgttgttgtaggtgccctgggaatgatcaaGAAAAGTATTGACAATTTTTTTGACCAGATCCCTGGGAAGCCAACAATTTATGAGGCCCCACATCTTGTGTTGACGTCAACCACTCACGTTCTCAGGAAGTTtctctccatctaatatatatgtgcgttaggtctctggttgagacccggtcagaagatgaaataaaatgcaattcaataggaaaataataataaaatgaatataatgacaaccttttctacaaaaggcacaaggcttgaaattcggTGGGAGGGGACTtgttcgattacatcgacgccagtgtttcactgggacttatttcatcgaccccgaaaggatgaaaggtagagtcgacttcggttgaatttgaactcaatacgtaaaatggacgaaatactactaagcactttgcccaacacgctaacgattctaccggcttaataataataataataataataataataataataataataataataataataataataaacacataacaaatacataacaaaatatataacaaatacataacaaaaacaccaggacatacaaatatatatataacatacagaaaattgcactactgggcacagcacacatcctacgcaaaacactttcaatacagtaaacataagagcattacagcaaaccacagcacatacccaaggcgcacagagctgcgctcggtagtgaagt encodes:
- the LOC128250372 gene encoding uncharacterized protein LOC128250372 codes for the protein MACLSDWILRYGCFLWIFTWLSMDTHAKRTQTFYMEGDGCTSQRLTGATVFSHHRTASKKLFKHKTECTMTFYAAIKGWKLMLRMIELDIPDRTSKGICNDAVYIYDHKSVYANGMVSVRK